In Scophthalmus maximus strain ysfricsl-2021 chromosome 16, ASM2237912v1, whole genome shotgun sequence, the following proteins share a genomic window:
- the LOC118286997 gene encoding L-xylulose reductase-like isoform X2 yields the protein MFFILHSGIGRATALALARCGAEVTAVSRTQADLDTLMQECASITPVCVDLADWSATEAALQDIGPIDLLVNNAAYANLQPFLEVTPDQFDRSFSVNVKAVLHVSQIVARGMKARGSGGSIVNLSSQASKCALRDHAVYCATKGAVDMLTKVMALELGPHKIRVNSVNPTVVMTEMGRLGWSDPEKAKAMMTRIPLGRFAEVEDVVNSIIFMLSDKSNMTNGVTLPVDGGFLAC from the exons atgtttttcattttacattcag GGATTGGCAGGGCCACAGCTCTGGCTCTGGCACGCTGTGGGGCAGAGGTCACGGCGGTCTCGCGCACACAGGCTGACTTGGACACTCTAATGCAGGAG TGTGCATCCATCACTCCGGTGTGTGTGGACCTGGCAGACTGGAGCGCCACGGAGGCAGCCCTGCAGGACATCGGCCCCATCGATCTGCTGGTGAATAACGCCGCCTATGCCAACCTACAGCCATTTCTGGAGGTCACACCTGACCAGTTTGACCG GTCattcagtgtgaatgtgaaagctGTGCTGCATGTGTCCCAG ATAGTGGCTCGTGGTATGAAGGCCAGAGGATCAGGAGGCTCCATTGTCAACTTGTCCAGCCAGGCCTCGAAGTGTGCCCTCAGAGACCATGCTGTGTACT GTGCCACTAAAGGAGCCGTGGACATGCTGACTAAAGTGATGGCTTTAGAGCTCGGACCCCACAAG ATCCGTGTGAACAGTGTGAACCCCACAGTGGTGATGACTGAGATGGGTCGTCTGGGCTGGAGCGACCCCGAAAAAGCCAAGGCCATGATGACCCGCATCCCCCTAGGCCGCTTTGCAG aggtGGAGGATGTGGTGAACAGTATTATTTTCATGCTGAGTGATAAGAGCAACATGACTAACGGAGTCACTCTGCCGGTGGACGGGGGCTTCCTGGCATGCTGA
- the LOC118286997 gene encoding L-xylulose reductase-like isoform X1, with protein sequence MEISFAGKRALVTGAGKGIGRATALALARCGAEVTAVSRTQADLDTLMQECASITPVCVDLADWSATEAALQDIGPIDLLVNNAAYANLQPFLEVTPDQFDRSFSVNVKAVLHVSQIVARGMKARGSGGSIVNLSSQASKCALRDHAVYCATKGAVDMLTKVMALELGPHKIRVNSVNPTVVMTEMGRLGWSDPEKAKAMMTRIPLGRFAEVEDVVNSIIFMLSDKSNMTNGVTLPVDGGFLAC encoded by the exons ATGGAGATCAGTTTCGCGGGTAAACGCGCTCTCGTCACTGGAGCTGgaaaag GGATTGGCAGGGCCACAGCTCTGGCTCTGGCACGCTGTGGGGCAGAGGTCACGGCGGTCTCGCGCACACAGGCTGACTTGGACACTCTAATGCAGGAG TGTGCATCCATCACTCCGGTGTGTGTGGACCTGGCAGACTGGAGCGCCACGGAGGCAGCCCTGCAGGACATCGGCCCCATCGATCTGCTGGTGAATAACGCCGCCTATGCCAACCTACAGCCATTTCTGGAGGTCACACCTGACCAGTTTGACCG GTCattcagtgtgaatgtgaaagctGTGCTGCATGTGTCCCAG ATAGTGGCTCGTGGTATGAAGGCCAGAGGATCAGGAGGCTCCATTGTCAACTTGTCCAGCCAGGCCTCGAAGTGTGCCCTCAGAGACCATGCTGTGTACT GTGCCACTAAAGGAGCCGTGGACATGCTGACTAAAGTGATGGCTTTAGAGCTCGGACCCCACAAG ATCCGTGTGAACAGTGTGAACCCCACAGTGGTGATGACTGAGATGGGTCGTCTGGGCTGGAGCGACCCCGAAAAAGCCAAGGCCATGATGACCCGCATCCCCCTAGGCCGCTTTGCAG aggtGGAGGATGTGGTGAACAGTATTATTTTCATGCTGAGTGATAAGAGCAACATGACTAACGGAGTCACTCTGCCGGTGGACGGGGGCTTCCTGGCATGCTGA
- the LOC118286996 gene encoding L-xylulose reductase codes for MEISFAGKRALVTGAGKGIGRATALALARCGAEVTAVSRTQADLDTLMQECASITPVCVDLADWSATEAALQDIGPIDLLVNNAAYANLQPFLEVTPDQFDRSFSVNVKAVLHVSQIVARGMKARGSGGSIVNLSSQASKCALRDYAVYCATKGAVDMLTKVMALELGPHKIRVNSVNPTVVMTKMGRLGWSDPEKAKAMMSRIPLGRFAEVEDVVNSIIFMLSDKSNMTNGVTLPVDGGFLAC; via the exons ATGGAGATCAGTTTCGCGGGTAAACGCGCTCTCGTCACTGGAGCTGgaaaag GGATTGGCAGGGCCACAGCTCTGGCTCTGGCACGCTGTGGGGCAGAGGTCACGGCGGTCTCGCGCACACAGGCTGACTTGGACACTCTAATGCAGGAG TGTGCATCCATCACTCCGGTGTGTGTGGACCTGGCAGACTGGAGCGCCACGGAGGCAGCCCTGCAGGACATCGGCCCCATCGATCTGCTGGTGAATAACGCCGCCTATGCCAACCTACAGCCATTTCTGGAGGTCACACCTGACCAGTTTGACCG GTCattcagtgtgaatgtgaaagctGTGCTGCATGTGTCCCAG ATAGTGGCTCGTGGTATGAAGGCCAGAGGATCAGGAGGCTCCATTGTCAACTTGTCCAGCCAGGCCTCGAAGTGTGCCCTCAGAGACTATGCTGTGTACT GTGCCACTAAAGGAGCCGTGGACATGCTGACTAAAGTGATGGCTTTAGAGCTCGGACCCCACAAG ATCCGTGTGAACAGTGTGAACCCCACAGTGGTGATGACTAAGATGGGTCGTCTGGGCTGGAGCGACCCCGAAAAAGCCAAGGCCATGATGTCCCGCATCCCCCTAGGCCGCTTTGCAG aggtGGAGGATGTGGTGAACAGTATTATTTTCATGCTGAGTGATAAGAGCAACATGACTAACGGAGTCACTCTGCCGGTGGACGGGGGCTTCCTGGCATGCTGA